TTGCTGCTTTATTGTTTGAACTTGTCATTTTTCTTCCCCCTTATAAAAAATTACTATAATCGCATCATACTTACTTTTAAATAGTAACGTCAATTTATACGTCTTTAACATTAAAGATTCGAATATTAAACAAATAGAATAATAAAAACAAAAATTAAAGAGGTTTCCTAATTAGGAAACCTCTTTTAGTTGACCATATAAGGCTAACAATTCGTTTATCTCTTTTACATAAAGAAAATAAACAATTATTATCTCCTCACATATGAAAAAAAATCCCGTAACAATAGAAATGAGAGTGGCTCAGTATTCTTCTAAAAATAAAAACTTATATACCTAAAACAATGAAAGCCCTACCTCTCTTTCATCCTTACGGCTCCTTGTCCGTGCCAGTGTGAATCAGGATTGCAAAAATCAAGTAACTATTTTATCGAAGTATTGAATTAAACTTCGAACATTCGTAAAAGAAATTAAAAAATAAAAATGGATTAAATTGTAGTCATAACAAACGAGGTTAATGCTTTAAAAGTGGTTTGAAAGAGTTGAATGTTTTTGAAATGATTGATGTTCTATAATTATATTCCCAAAAAATTCAAGATCTTTTTTGGGATGTAATACATTATCTACAATGAATCTTAACAAAAGCTTTTTATTTGATTTTCTGTGATACCTTCAATTAATCCCAGTTCACTAATCAAAAATTCATGTGCATTATCTAACATTTTCTTTTCGCTTGCATTAAGTGCTTTTTCTTTCTGCATACGTAATAAATCACGTACAACTTCAGCACCTTCTTGTATTTTACCCGTTTTTATTTTATCTGTATTCAATTTATACCTTTGTTTCCACGTCAGTAATCTGTCTGATTCTCCATGTTGAAAAATATCTATTATGTTTGTTAATGCCTTTATATCT
This Bacillus mycoides DNA region includes the following protein-coding sequences:
- a CDS encoding CarD family transcriptional regulator; translated protein: MFQIGDNIVYPMHGAGIIKAIEEKEITGEKQQYYVIKMSASNMEVMIPIGKVLTSNIRPVTDIKALTNIIDIFQHGESDRLLTWKQRYKLNTDKIKTGKIQEGAEVVRDLLRMQKEKALNASEKKMLDNAHEFLISELGLIEGITENQIKSFC